A single Streptomyces sp. 2114.4 DNA region contains:
- a CDS encoding phosphotransferase codes for MLRSSVVRTAATPDKATLGSLLRHYAGAGAPLSCEPVAEGLLNHGYFLATTRGRYFLKHHLDGDRAALTRQHRATRRLAALGLPVVPPVADDDGHTVTVLDGRCYALHPWVEGGHLGGAALTRGQSWQLGALLGLVHTTLEQVMADEPHPPRLPCADAGADPERTFETIEELLALARGARPRTSFDELAEHRLLERRALLAQLAHHRPAPGAEPPAGWVHGDFHPLNVLYRDAEPTAIVDWDRLGVHPRAEEAVRAAAIFFVRPCGTLDLAKVAAYAGAYRRTCHAGADELAAAVHRVWWERLNDFWMLTWRYQLGDRRTDPQFPAAAALAVWWTREYRAVRNAFTG; via the coding sequence GTGCTGCGCTCATCTGTAGTCCGGACGGCGGCAACGCCCGACAAAGCCACCCTCGGATCCCTGCTCCGCCACTACGCCGGCGCCGGTGCGCCGCTGTCGTGCGAACCCGTCGCCGAGGGCCTGCTCAACCACGGCTACTTCCTCGCCACCACCCGCGGCCGCTACTTCCTCAAACACCACCTCGACGGCGACCGCGCGGCCCTCACCCGCCAGCACCGCGCCACCCGCCGGCTCGCCGCGCTCGGCCTGCCGGTCGTCCCGCCCGTCGCGGACGACGACGGCCACACCGTCACCGTCCTCGACGGCCGCTGCTACGCCCTGCACCCCTGGGTCGAAGGCGGGCACCTGGGCGGCGCCGCACTGACCCGCGGCCAGTCCTGGCAGCTCGGCGCCCTGCTCGGGCTCGTCCACACCACGCTGGAGCAGGTCATGGCCGACGAGCCGCATCCGCCCCGGCTGCCCTGCGCGGACGCCGGCGCCGACCCCGAGCGGACCTTCGAGACGATCGAGGAGCTGCTGGCCCTGGCCCGCGGCGCCCGGCCGCGCACCAGCTTCGACGAACTCGCCGAACACCGCCTGCTGGAGCGCCGGGCCCTGCTGGCGCAGCTGGCGCACCACCGTCCGGCCCCCGGCGCGGAGCCGCCGGCCGGCTGGGTGCACGGGGACTTCCATCCGCTGAATGTGCTCTACCGCGACGCGGAGCCGACTGCGATCGTCGACTGGGACCGGCTGGGCGTCCACCCCCGGGCCGAGGAGGCGGTGCGCGCCGCCGCGATCTTCTTCGTCCGCCCGTGCGGCACGCTGGACCTGGCGAAGGTGGCGGCGTACGCGGGCGCCTACCGCAGGACCTGCCATGCCGGCGCCGATGAGCTCGCGGCGGCCGTCCACCGGGTGTGGTGGGAGCGGCTGAACGACTTCTGGATGCTGACCTGGCGTTACCAGCTGGGCGACCGCCGCACCGACCCTCAGTTCCCGGCAGCGGCCGCACTGGCCGTGTGGTGGACCCGCGAGTACCGGGCCGTACGGAACGCCTTCACCGGCTGA
- a CDS encoding pyridoxamine 5'-phosphate oxidase family protein: protein MPTDNYRAIDLLSRTPYGRVSASRRALPFTTVTRHLVLDGRLVLRLHRGYDYHQALDGSVVAYEADNVNSGEPDTWSVQFTGTARVIEPTPAVRALFGRTPLLADGVPFDPVFLRIEPEFVTMHCLTDVPVFRYAHSA from the coding sequence ATGCCCACCGACAATTACCGTGCCATCGACCTGCTGAGCCGCACGCCCTACGGGCGCGTCTCGGCCAGTCGGCGGGCGCTGCCCTTCACCACCGTCACCCGTCACCTCGTCCTCGACGGACGGCTGGTCCTGCGGCTGCACCGCGGCTACGACTACCACCAGGCCCTGGACGGCAGCGTGGTCGCCTACGAGGCCGACAACGTCAACAGCGGCGAGCCCGACACATGGTCGGTGCAGTTCACCGGCACCGCCCGGGTCATCGAGCCCACCCCCGCGGTGCGCGCGCTCTTCGGCCGCACTCCGCTGCTCGCCGACGGCGTCCCCTTCGACCCGGTCTTCCTGCGCATCGAGCCGGAGTTCGTGACCATGCACTGCCTCACCGATGTACCCGTCTTCCGCTATGCGCACTCTGCGTAA
- a CDS encoding GNAT family N-acetyltransferase has product MSSEMIIRRYRASDQDVVTDLWSRAVQKAHPFLDGEDRGEQARILREVDLVRTENWVAEREGSVVGLLGMLPGGDGDGSGDGPGAGVGGLVVAPEAQGAGIGRELVEHAASLHGALTLEVFEGNGTARRFFARLGFTERGRRTDEETGHPVIALERAAPLKSVGWLHVRDGRLLSVRTRGNDTFYLPGGKYEPGETAREALSRELSEELGLLVPVEDLSEAFVIHDVAHGKNGRRLRMTCFTGGPQDITPVPGREIAEFAWFDRQEARERCAPAHSQVVNRLIAQGRMPG; this is encoded by the coding sequence ATGAGCAGCGAAATGATCATCCGGCGCTACCGGGCATCCGACCAGGACGTGGTCACCGATCTGTGGTCCCGGGCCGTGCAGAAGGCGCATCCCTTTCTCGACGGGGAGGACCGGGGCGAACAGGCCCGGATCCTCCGTGAGGTGGACCTCGTCCGGACGGAGAACTGGGTAGCTGAGCGTGAGGGCAGCGTCGTCGGGCTGCTCGGAATGCTGCCCGGCGGGGACGGGGACGGAAGCGGGGACGGTCCCGGGGCCGGTGTCGGGGGGCTCGTTGTGGCGCCGGAGGCCCAAGGGGCCGGTATCGGGCGGGAGTTGGTGGAGCATGCGGCGTCGCTGCACGGTGCGCTGACCCTGGAGGTCTTCGAGGGGAACGGCACGGCCCGGCGCTTCTTCGCGCGTCTGGGCTTCACGGAGCGGGGGCGGCGGACGGACGAGGAGACCGGCCATCCGGTGATCGCCCTGGAGCGGGCCGCGCCGCTGAAGTCGGTGGGCTGGCTGCATGTGCGCGACGGGCGGCTGCTGAGCGTACGGACGCGGGGGAATGACACGTTCTATCTCCCCGGTGGCAAGTACGAGCCCGGGGAGACGGCGCGGGAGGCCTTGTCGCGTGAGCTCAGCGAAGAGCTCGGCCTGCTGGTGCCGGTGGAGGACCTTTCGGAGGCGTTTGTCATCCATGACGTGGCCCACGGCAAGAACGGGCGCCGGCTGCGGATGACCTGCTTCACCGGCGGGCCCCAGGACATCACACCGGTCCCCGGCCGGGAGATTGCCGAGTTCGCCTGGTTCGACCGCCAGGAGGCGCGTGAGCGCTGTGCCCCCGCCCATTCGCAGGTGGTGAACCGGCTGATCGCCCAGGGGCGGATGCCGGGCTGA
- a CDS encoding dihydrolipoamide acetyltransferase family protein: protein MTASTARAQRFREFKMPDVGEGLTEAEILKWYVQPGDTVTDGQVVCEVETAKAAVELPIPYDGVVHELNFGEGVTVDVGTAIISVDTDPGAGPVAAPAAQQAPQAAASTEEEAEPQGRQAVLVGYGAAPSSTKRRARKPQAGVPAQPEPARAALQAELNGRAASSAPAAAPVAAPAAPAVSPAAAPVTPAANGAGAGHAGRPLAKPPVRKLAKDLGIDLAAVVPTGPDGVITREDVHAAATPAAAPSTTEVPGAPAAAPAEPGLVDAAARERRVPVKGVRKATAQAMVTSAFTAPHVTEFITVDVTRTMKLVQELKQDPDMAGLRVNPLLLVARAFLVAIKRHPEVNAAWDEARQEIVYKDYVNLGIAAATPRGLIVPNIKDAGVKTLPQLAAELGDLVATAREGKTSPAAMTGGTVTITNVGVFGVDTGTPILNPGESAILAFGAVKLQPWVHKGKVKARQVTTLALSFDHRLIDGELGSKLLADVAAVLERPKRLITWG, encoded by the coding sequence ATGACTGCAAGTACCGCCCGAGCCCAGCGCTTCCGCGAGTTCAAGATGCCCGACGTGGGCGAGGGCCTCACCGAGGCCGAAATCCTCAAGTGGTACGTCCAGCCGGGTGACACCGTCACCGACGGCCAGGTCGTCTGTGAGGTCGAGACCGCCAAGGCCGCCGTGGAACTGCCCATTCCCTACGACGGAGTGGTGCATGAGCTGAACTTCGGCGAGGGCGTCACCGTCGACGTCGGCACCGCCATCATCTCCGTGGACACCGACCCCGGCGCCGGGCCGGTCGCGGCACCGGCTGCGCAGCAGGCGCCGCAGGCCGCCGCGTCCACCGAGGAGGAGGCCGAGCCTCAGGGCCGGCAGGCGGTGCTGGTCGGCTACGGTGCCGCGCCGTCCTCGACCAAGCGCCGGGCGCGCAAGCCCCAGGCAGGGGTGCCGGCCCAGCCGGAGCCCGCGCGCGCCGCGCTCCAGGCGGAGCTGAACGGACGGGCCGCATCCTCCGCACCGGCCGCCGCCCCGGTGGCCGCTCCGGCTGCTCCCGCCGTCTCCCCGGCCGCCGCTCCCGTGACTCCGGCCGCCAACGGCGCGGGTGCGGGGCACGCCGGCCGGCCGCTGGCCAAGCCGCCGGTGCGCAAGCTCGCCAAGGACCTCGGTATCGACCTGGCGGCGGTCGTCCCGACCGGCCCGGACGGTGTCATCACCCGCGAGGACGTCCATGCGGCCGCCACCCCGGCAGCGGCGCCGTCCACGACCGAGGTTCCCGGCGCCCCGGCAGCCGCCCCGGCCGAGCCCGGTCTCGTCGATGCCGCCGCCCGCGAGCGGCGGGTGCCGGTCAAGGGCGTACGCAAGGCCACCGCGCAGGCCATGGTCACCAGCGCCTTCACCGCGCCGCATGTCACGGAGTTCATCACCGTCGATGTGACCCGCACGATGAAGCTGGTCCAGGAGCTCAAGCAGGACCCGGACATGGCGGGGCTGCGGGTCAACCCCCTGCTGCTCGTCGCCAGGGCCTTCCTCGTCGCCATCAAGCGTCATCCGGAGGTCAACGCCGCCTGGGACGAGGCGCGTCAGGAGATCGTCTACAAGGACTACGTGAACCTCGGGATCGCGGCGGCCACCCCGCGCGGTCTGATCGTCCCGAACATCAAGGACGCCGGGGTCAAAACACTCCCCCAACTCGCCGCGGAACTGGGCGATCTGGTCGCCACCGCCCGCGAGGGCAAGACGTCCCCGGCGGCGATGACCGGCGGTACGGTCACCATCACCAACGTCGGCGTCTTCGGCGTCGACACCGGGACGCCGATCCTCAACCCGGGGGAGTCGGCGATCCTCGCCTTCGGAGCGGTCAAGCTCCAGCCGTGGGTCCACAAGGGCAAGGTGAAGGCGCGCCAGGTCACCACCCTCGCGCTGTCCTTCGATCACCGGCTCATCGACGGCGAGTTGGGCTCCAAGCTGCTCGCGGATGTCGCGGCCGTGCTGGAACGGCCCAAGCGCCTGATCACCTGGGGATGA
- a CDS encoding alpha-ketoacid dehydrogenase subunit beta: MAVFEKITIAKAINESLRASMEADPKVLVMGEDVGKLGGVFRVTDGLQKDFGEERVIDTPLAESGIVGTAIGMALRGYRPVVEIQFDGFVFPAYDQIVTQLAKMHARALGKVKVPVVIRIPYAGGIGAVEHHSESPEALFAHVAGLKIVSPSNSSDAYWMLQQAIAGDDPVIYFEPKRRYHDKSRLDTESIPDPLHKARVTRTGSDLTLAAYGPMVKVCQDVANVAAEEGKSIEIVDLRSLSPIDFDTVQSSVQKTGRLVVVHEAPVFFGAGAEIAARITERCFYHLEAPVLRVGGFHSPYPPSRLEDEYLPGLDRVLDAVDRALAY, from the coding sequence ATGGCCGTCTTCGAGAAGATCACCATTGCCAAGGCGATCAACGAATCGCTGCGTGCCTCCATGGAGGCGGACCCCAAGGTCCTCGTCATGGGCGAGGACGTCGGCAAGCTCGGCGGCGTCTTCCGGGTCACCGACGGTCTGCAGAAGGACTTCGGCGAGGAGCGGGTGATCGACACCCCGCTCGCCGAGTCCGGCATCGTCGGCACCGCGATCGGCATGGCGCTGCGCGGCTACCGCCCGGTCGTCGAGATCCAGTTCGACGGCTTCGTCTTCCCCGCCTACGACCAGATCGTCACCCAGCTCGCGAAGATGCACGCCCGCGCGCTGGGCAAGGTCAAGGTGCCGGTCGTCATCCGCATCCCGTACGCGGGTGGCATCGGCGCGGTCGAGCACCACTCCGAGTCCCCCGAGGCGCTGTTCGCGCACGTCGCGGGGCTCAAGATCGTCTCTCCCTCGAACTCCTCCGACGCCTACTGGATGCTCCAGCAGGCCATCGCGGGTGACGACCCGGTCATCTACTTCGAACCCAAGCGCCGCTACCACGACAAGTCGCGCCTGGACACCGAGTCGATCCCCGACCCCCTGCACAAGGCCCGGGTCACCCGGACCGGTTCCGACCTCACGCTGGCCGCCTACGGCCCGATGGTGAAGGTCTGCCAGGACGTCGCCAATGTCGCGGCCGAGGAGGGCAAGTCGATCGAGATCGTCGACCTGCGCTCGCTCTCCCCGATCGACTTCGACACCGTGCAGTCGTCGGTGCAGAAGACGGGGCGGCTGGTCGTGGTCCACGAGGCCCCGGTCTTCTTCGGTGCGGGTGCGGAGATCGCCGCCCGGATCACCGAGCGGTGTTTCTACCACCTGGAGGCCCCCGTCCTGCGGGTCGGCGGGTTCCATTCCCCGTATCCGCCCTCCCGTCTGGAGGACGAGTACCTTCCGGGACTGGACCGGGTGCTCGACGCCGTCGACCGTGCGTTGGCGTACTGA
- a CDS encoding response regulator transcription factor codes for MREDGKITVFLLDDHEVVRRGVHEMLSVEDDIEVVGEAGTAADALVRIPATRPDVAVLDVRLPDGSGVEVCREIRSQDEDIKCLMLTSFADDEALFDAILAGAAGYVLKAIRGNELLSAVREVAAGKSLLDPVATARVLERLRDGNTAKGDDRLANLTDQERRILDLIGEGLTNRAIGERLHLAEKTIKNYVSSLLSKLGMERRSQAAAYVARRQAERH; via the coding sequence GTGCGCGAAGACGGAAAAATCACGGTATTCCTGCTCGACGACCACGAAGTGGTCCGGCGTGGCGTTCACGAAATGCTGTCGGTCGAGGACGACATCGAGGTGGTCGGCGAAGCGGGTACCGCCGCAGATGCCCTGGTCAGGATCCCGGCGACGCGTCCGGACGTGGCGGTGCTCGACGTCCGGCTGCCGGACGGGAGCGGTGTCGAGGTCTGCCGTGAGATCCGTTCGCAGGACGAGGACATCAAATGCCTGATGCTCACCTCGTTCGCGGATGACGAGGCCCTTTTCGATGCGATTCTGGCCGGTGCGGCCGGTTATGTCCTCAAGGCCATCCGGGGCAATGAACTGCTCTCCGCGGTGCGCGAGGTGGCGGCCGGTAAGTCCCTCCTCGACCCCGTGGCCACCGCCCGCGTGCTGGAGCGGCTGCGCGACGGCAATACCGCGAAGGGCGACGACCGGCTGGCGAACCTCACCGACCAGGAACGCAGGATTCTCGACCTGATCGGCGAGGGGCTGACCAATCGCGCCATCGGTGAACGACTCCATCTCGCCGAGAAAACGATCAAGAATTACGTCTCCAGCCTGCTGTCCAAGCTCGGCATGGAGCGCCGCTCGCAGGCCGCCGCGTACGTCGCACGACGGCAGGCGGAGCGCCACTGA
- a CDS encoding GntR family transcriptional regulator, with translation MPSASTPTAPARESAAKQPPAAERVYAHIKDAVLDRRYEGGMLLTEGELADAVGVSRTPVREALLRLEVEGLIKLYPKKGALVLPVSAQEIADVVETRLLVEKHAAAKAVPVSETLAGELTELLETMREQAAAGDLAAVSVTDRAFHAAIVRSAGNQILDRLYEQLRDRQLRMGVAVMHAHPDRIAKNITEHAEILEALRAGDADAATDAVQRHVSWVRHLAQGDVR, from the coding sequence ATGCCCTCTGCCTCCACGCCCACCGCTCCTGCCAGAGAGTCCGCCGCCAAGCAGCCGCCCGCCGCCGAGCGGGTCTATGCACACATCAAGGACGCCGTCCTGGATCGCCGCTACGAGGGCGGGATGCTGCTCACCGAGGGGGAGCTGGCCGACGCGGTGGGGGTGTCACGGACGCCGGTGCGGGAGGCGCTGCTGCGGCTGGAGGTCGAGGGGCTGATCAAGCTCTACCCGAAGAAGGGCGCGCTGGTGCTGCCGGTCTCCGCGCAGGAGATCGCCGATGTCGTCGAGACCCGGCTGCTGGTGGAGAAGCACGCCGCGGCCAAGGCGGTGCCCGTGAGCGAGACGCTGGCCGGCGAGCTGACCGAGCTGCTGGAGACGATGCGGGAGCAGGCCGCGGCCGGTGATCTGGCTGCCGTCTCCGTCACCGACCGCGCCTTCCATGCCGCCATCGTGCGTAGCGCCGGCAATCAGATCCTGGACCGGCTCTACGAGCAGCTGCGCGACCGCCAGTTGCGGATGGGCGTAGCCGTGATGCATGCCCACCCCGACCGGATCGCCAAGAACATCACCGAGCATGCGGAGATCCTCGAGGCCCTGCGCGCAGGGGATGCGGACGCCGCGACCGATGCCGTGCAGCGGCACGTCAGCTGGGTCCGTCACCTCGCGCAGGGGGACGTGCGATGA
- the pdhA gene encoding pyruvate dehydrogenase (acetyl-transferring) E1 component subunit alpha → MTVEGTAQRKNARGSSKRTTAKKATSAKKASPAKNRNSGRPEQAEQDQLVQLLTPEGKRVEHPDYSIDLSADELRGLYRDMVLTRKFDAEATTLQRQGELGLWASLLGQEAAQIGSGRALRDDDYVFPTYREHGVAWCRGVDPTNLLGMFRGVNHGGWDPNSNNFHLYTIVIGSQTLHATGYAMGVQKDGTDSAVIAYFGDGASSQGDVAESFTFSAVYNAPVVFFCQNNQWAISEPTEKQTRVPLYQRARGYGFPGVRVDGNDVLACLAVTKVALERARTGQGPMLVEAFTYRMGAHTTSDDPTKYREDEERAAWEAKDPILRLRMYLEAEGLVDEAYLASIDEESEALGKRVRDAVRAMPDPDTMAIFENVYADGHALVDEERAQFAAYQASFVDADAAAEEN, encoded by the coding sequence GTGACCGTGGAAGGCACTGCGCAGCGGAAAAACGCCCGCGGCAGCAGCAAGCGCACCACCGCCAAAAAGGCGACGTCGGCGAAGAAGGCGTCCCCGGCCAAGAACCGGAACTCCGGTCGGCCCGAGCAGGCGGAGCAGGACCAGCTCGTACAGCTGCTGACCCCCGAAGGGAAGCGGGTCGAGCACCCGGATTACTCGATCGATCTCTCCGCCGACGAGCTGCGCGGGCTCTACCGCGACATGGTGCTCACGCGGAAGTTCGACGCCGAGGCGACCACCCTCCAGCGCCAGGGCGAACTGGGTCTGTGGGCCTCGCTGCTGGGTCAGGAGGCCGCCCAGATCGGCTCCGGCCGGGCGCTGCGCGACGACGACTATGTCTTCCCGACCTACCGCGAGCACGGTGTGGCGTGGTGCCGGGGCGTCGACCCGACGAATCTGCTGGGCATGTTCCGCGGTGTCAATCACGGCGGCTGGGACCCCAACAGCAACAACTTCCACCTGTACACCATTGTCATCGGTTCGCAGACGCTGCATGCGACCGGCTATGCGATGGGTGTGCAGAAGGACGGCACGGATTCCGCGGTCATCGCGTATTTCGGTGACGGTGCCTCCAGCCAGGGAGATGTCGCGGAATCCTTCACCTTCTCCGCGGTCTACAACGCCCCGGTCGTGTTCTTCTGCCAGAACAACCAATGGGCGATTTCCGAGCCCACCGAGAAGCAGACCCGAGTGCCGCTCTACCAGCGCGCCCGCGGTTACGGATTCCCCGGCGTACGGGTCGACGGCAATGACGTGCTGGCCTGTCTCGCGGTGACCAAGGTGGCGCTGGAGCGCGCGCGTACCGGCCAGGGCCCGATGCTCGTCGAGGCCTTCACCTACCGCATGGGTGCGCACACCACCTCCGACGACCCGACGAAGTACCGGGAGGACGAGGAGCGGGCGGCCTGGGAGGCCAAGGACCCGATCCTGCGGCTGCGGATGTATCTGGAGGCCGAGGGCCTGGTCGACGAGGCGTACCTCGCCTCGATCGACGAGGAGAGCGAGGCCCTGGGCAAGCGGGTCCGCGATGCCGTGCGTGCCATGCCCGACCCGGACACCATGGCGATCTTCGAGAATGTCTATGCCGACGGGCATGCGCTCGTCGATGAGGAGCGCGCGCAGTTCGCCGCGTACCAGGCGTCGTTCGTCGATGCCGATGCCGCCGCGGAGGAGAACTGA
- a CDS encoding nitrate/nitrite transporter, whose product MAVWGIGVAVYFVAITYRTSLGVAGLDAAERFHINASALSTFSILQLLVYAGMQIPVGLMVDRLGAKKVLTLGVVLYTVGQFGFALSSSYAMALGSRALLGCGDAMTFISVLRLGSRWFPARRGPMIAQIAALVGMAGNLISTLILARFLHSFGWTPTFASSAVGGIVVLIVLLLFLSDHPKGFEPPPASAEHTGTGFVRRQIMDAWREPGTRLGMWVHFTTQFPAMVFLLLWGLPFLVEAQGLSRGTAGELLTLVVLSNMAVGLIYGQVIARHHAARMPLALGTAGATALMWATVLCWPADHAPMGLLIVLCAVMGACGPASMIGFDFARPANPPERQGTASGIVNMGGFTASMTTLLAIGVLLDATGDNYRIAFASIFVLEATGVSQILRLRRRAARRERERLVVSRVEAVHVPA is encoded by the coding sequence ATGGCCGTCTGGGGCATCGGCGTCGCGGTCTACTTCGTCGCGATCACCTACCGCACCAGCCTCGGCGTGGCGGGCCTGGACGCCGCCGAGCGCTTCCACATCAACGCCTCGGCGCTGTCGACGTTCTCCATCCTTCAGCTACTGGTGTACGCGGGGATGCAGATTCCCGTGGGTCTGATGGTCGACCGGCTCGGTGCCAAGAAGGTACTGACCCTCGGCGTGGTGCTCTACACCGTCGGCCAGTTCGGCTTTGCGCTCTCCTCGTCGTACGCCATGGCGCTCGGCTCCCGTGCGCTGCTCGGCTGCGGGGACGCGATGACCTTCATCAGCGTGCTGCGGCTGGGCTCGCGGTGGTTCCCGGCCCGCCGCGGCCCGATGATCGCCCAGATCGCCGCGCTCGTGGGGATGGCGGGCAATCTGATCTCCACCCTCATCCTCGCCCGGTTCCTGCACAGCTTCGGCTGGACCCCGACCTTCGCCTCCAGCGCCGTCGGCGGCATCGTCGTGCTGATCGTGCTGCTGCTCTTCCTCTCGGACCACCCCAAGGGCTTCGAGCCGCCGCCCGCATCCGCCGAGCACACCGGCACGGGGTTCGTGCGCCGGCAGATCATGGACGCCTGGCGGGAGCCCGGCACCCGGCTGGGCATGTGGGTGCACTTCACCACCCAGTTCCCCGCCATGGTGTTCCTGCTGCTCTGGGGGCTGCCGTTCCTCGTCGAGGCGCAGGGCCTGTCGCGTGGCACCGCCGGTGAACTGCTCACCCTCGTGGTGCTCTCCAACATGGCGGTGGGCCTGATCTACGGCCAGGTCATCGCCCGCCATCACGCCGCCCGCATGCCACTGGCACTGGGCACCGCCGGCGCCACGGCTCTGATGTGGGCGACGGTCCTGTGCTGGCCGGCCGACCATGCGCCGATGGGGCTGCTGATCGTGCTCTGTGCGGTGATGGGCGCCTGTGGCCCCGCCTCGATGATCGGCTTCGACTTCGCGCGGCCCGCCAACCCCCCGGAGCGTCAGGGCACCGCCTCGGGCATCGTCAACATGGGCGGCTTCACGGCCTCGATGACGACGCTGCTCGCCATCGGCGTCCTGCTGGACGCGACCGGCGACAACTACCGGATCGCCTTTGCCTCGATCTTCGTCCTGGAAGCGACCGGGGTCTCCCAGATCCTGCGGCTGCGGCGGCGCGCGGCACGGCGCGAGCGCGAACGGCTGGTGGTCAGCCGGGTGGAAGCGGTCCACGTGCCCGCATGA
- a CDS encoding protein kinase produces the protein MAPTQSPQGPSDPDATGSNIPDAPEMWGNGGLVGDGRYRLTRRLGRGGMAEVFAAEDVRLGRTVAVKLLRADLAEDPVSKARFTREAQSVAGLNHHAVVAVYDSGEDLVGGNTVPYIVMELVEGHTIRDLLLNADAPPADQALIIVSGVLEALAYSHQHGIVHRDIKPANVIITNTGAVKVMDFGIARALHGAASTMTQTGMVMGTPQYLSPEQALGKTVDTRSDLYATGCLLYELLTLRPPFTGETPLSVVYQHVQDMPVAPSEVADAVPPELDGLVMRSLAKDPDDRFQSAEEMRGLVQYSLQMLHEQGGHTGTWSTGPVAVHEGGHTSSLGAAATTALPHPDAGQTTAQPILTPGMRADDGGFDGGPRPAKGGRGKVWLIAALAVIAIAMGVAFAMQNTGGQGKKHDTPTSQSPKPTKDDKASEQPSEEPSVPESDPGNTGEDDSTYSEPPPEQPSTPETSQPPTSQPPTSEPPTSAPPSDTGGTSDGGPTDGTADGGAADGGTADGGASAGTDGGATSGSGADGGPGTTLGAGG, from the coding sequence ATGGCACCGACGCAGAGCCCCCAGGGCCCGTCCGATCCTGACGCCACCGGCTCCAATATCCCCGACGCACCGGAGATGTGGGGCAACGGCGGGCTGGTCGGCGATGGCCGCTACCGGCTCACGCGACGGCTCGGCCGCGGCGGAATGGCGGAGGTGTTCGCGGCCGAGGACGTACGTCTCGGCCGGACCGTCGCCGTGAAGCTGCTGCGCGCCGACCTCGCCGAGGACCCGGTCTCCAAGGCCCGCTTCACGCGTGAGGCACAGTCCGTGGCCGGGCTGAACCACCACGCGGTGGTGGCGGTCTACGACTCCGGCGAGGACCTGGTCGGCGGCAACACCGTGCCGTACATCGTGATGGAGCTGGTCGAGGGCCACACCATCCGCGATCTGCTGCTCAACGCCGACGCCCCGCCGGCGGACCAGGCGCTGATCATCGTCTCCGGTGTGCTGGAGGCACTGGCCTACAGCCACCAGCACGGCATCGTGCACCGTGACATCAAGCCCGCGAACGTGATCATCACGAACACCGGCGCCGTCAAGGTCATGGACTTCGGTATCGCCCGTGCCCTGCACGGCGCCGCGTCCACCATGACCCAGACCGGCATGGTCATGGGCACCCCTCAGTACCTCTCCCCGGAGCAGGCGCTCGGCAAGACCGTCGACACCCGTTCCGACCTGTACGCCACCGGCTGCCTGCTCTACGAACTCCTCACCCTGCGGCCGCCGTTCACCGGCGAGACGCCGCTGTCGGTCGTCTACCAGCACGTTCAGGACATGCCGGTGGCGCCCTCCGAGGTCGCCGACGCGGTGCCCCCGGAGCTGGACGGCCTGGTCATGCGGTCGCTGGCGAAGGACCCCGACGACCGCTTCCAGTCCGCCGAGGAGATGCGCGGCCTGGTCCAGTACTCGCTGCAGATGCTGCACGAGCAGGGCGGTCACACCGGCACCTGGAGCACCGGCCCGGTCGCGGTGCACGAGGGCGGTCACACCTCGTCCCTGGGGGCTGCGGCCACCACCGCGCTGCCGCACCCCGACGCCGGGCAGACCACGGCGCAGCCGATCCTCACGCCCGGTATGCGGGCCGACGACGGCGGCTTCGACGGCGGGCCCCGGCCGGCCAAGGGCGGCCGCGGCAAGGTCTGGCTGATCGCTGCGCTCGCGGTGATCGCCATCGCCATGGGTGTGGCCTTCGCGATGCAGAACACCGGTGGTCAGGGCAAGAAGCACGACACCCCCACGTCGCAGTCGCCGAAGCCGACGAAGGACGACAAGGCGAGCGAGCAGCCTTCGGAGGAGCCGAGCGTCCCGGAGAGCGACCCCGGCAACACGGGTGAGGACGACAGCACATACAGCGAGCCGCCGCCCGAGCAGCCCAGCACGCCGGAGACCTCACAGCCGCCCACGTCACAGCCGCCGACATCGGAGCCGCCGACGTCCGCGCCGCCCAGCGACACCGGAGGGACGTCCGACGGCGGCCCCACGGACGGCACCGCTGACGGGGGCGCCGCGGACGGCGGCACCGCCGACGGCGGGGCGAGCGCCGGTACGGACGGCGGCGCCACCAGCGGCAGCGGCGCGGACGGCGGCCCCGGCACCACGCTCGGTGCGGGCGGCTGA